The following are encoded together in the Phragmites australis chromosome 19, lpPhrAust1.1, whole genome shotgun sequence genome:
- the LOC133900391 gene encoding SKP1-like protein 1 produces MAAEGEKKMITLKSSDGEEFEVEEAVAMESQTIRHMIEDDCADNGIPLPNVNSKILSKVIEYCNKHVHAAAAASKAGSDDAGAAAAPATNSTSASGEDLKNWDADFVKVDQATLFDLILAANYLNIKGLLDLTCQTVADMIKGKTPEEIRKTFNIKNDFTPEEEEEIRRENQWAFE; encoded by the exons ATGGCGGCGGAGGgtgagaagaagatgatcacGCTCAAGTCCTCCGACGGCGAGGAGtttgaggtggaggaggcggtggcgatGGAGTCGCAGACCATCCGCCACATGATCGAGGACGACTGCGCCGACAACGGCATCCCGCTCCCCAACGTCAACTCCAAGATCCTCTCCAAGGTCATCGAGTATTGCAACAAGCAcgtccacgccgccgccgccgcctccaagGCCGGCTCCGACGACGCGGGCGCAGCCGCCGCCCCGGCCACCAACAGCACCTCCGCCTCCGGTGAGGATCTCAAGAACTGGGACGCCGACTTTGTCAAGGTTGACCAGGCCACCCTCTTCGACCTCATCCTG GCTGCAAACTATCTCAATATCAAGGGGCTGCTGGATCTGACTTGCCAGACTGTTGCTGACATGATCAAGGGCAAGACTCCTGAGGAGATCCGCAAGACCTTCAACATCAAGAACGACTTCACCcctgaggaggaagaggagatccGCAGGGAGAACCAGTGGGCCTTTGAGTAG